In Thiofilum sp., the genomic window AAAAACTCATGATCTAAATAAGCTAAGTAGTTTACCCTCTGAATTACTTCACAGCGTAAAAGTAAAAGTGATTTTAGAATGTGCCAAAGAAGAAAAACTCACTGAAACTATATTAGCTCAAACCCCTGCTATTTTACCTAGCGAGGTATTAGGTAAGCCTTTTAGTGTGAATCATATTGCAGTGAATTTACCTAATGACTTTAATGCTGGTGATTTAGAGGCTTTCAAAAAAACCCTTTTAAAACAAGAAAACTGGTTTCCAGTGATTACAGTTGCTGATCAGCAATATTTTGATCAGGAGTATACGGCTAATTGTATTTTAAATAAGGCAAAACCACCGCAAACAGGAACTACTATTGATAATACGCTGGGAGATGTATTAGGGGCTTTTGATACCTCTGCAAGTAATTCCTCTAATCCTCCTGCTAATAATGCTTTTATTACGTCTATGTGGTTGGAATATGAGATTCATACCCCAAACCAACCCAAGCAAACTATCCGCCGTCAGTTATTTGATTTGATTGGAGCGGCACAAAGGGCGACAGGTAAGGCAGTAACAGCACTGGATGAAGTGCCGCAATTAGAGTGGCGTTTAGCGTTATTGGGTAGTACAGATATTCTGGCATTTGGTCATGGAATTTCTGATGACTATTTGCTATCACTATCTAGTCACCAACTATTAAAAAACCGCACACCTATTTTACAAATCTTAGAAAAGATTAATGAGCTTAGCCAAGTAAAACAAGCAGCTCAACAATTCAAATACTTACCTCTTCGACTCTATGCCCTCGCTCATTTACGCAGTTATGCTCACCAAGCCACATTGCTAGACCAAATCAATATTATTAATCTACATCGCCAATTAAAATCAGGACAGACTAATTTAAAGTTATTAGAAGCTTTCGATATTACAAACAATGCTGGACTTAGTAGCAGCCAAAAATTGAATGATCAAGTAACACAGGGAGTGATTGACACCAATGCAGAAGCACTATTAAGCCAGAATTGCCCTACAAACCGGTCAGAAACTTGTAGTGCAGTAGTCAATACGGCTGAGCTATGGGAGTTAGCCAAAGTCCAAAATATCACATGGCAAGTGATCCGTACCCCCAACGAACTCCAGCAACTCAGTACCTCTAATAACGTTGCCCAACAGATCACTACTGCACTTAAGCAAGGCTACATTGTTGTTGCTCCCATAAAACCCGTGTTAGTGGGGGATGTGGCGGTCACTAATTGGTGGACTATTAACCCACAAACAGGTCAAACACTAGGAGTGGGGGAACTGGGCTGGGGGAATGCTATGGCTGAATATATCAGTTTACTCAATGTAGCCGTGGGTGCTTCCTTTTGTAACGCAGTGTCACACACAACTAAAGAACTTGCCGCTTGCACTATTGCTCTTGGCTTAGGTGCAGGAGGTGTTTACTTAGGATTCGCAGGACAGGCCGTAGCGGGCTCTTTAATGGGTTTAGGCGCTACTTTAACAGTGGGTGGCTATGCGTACTACTCTCAAAACCATAAGTAACATGCAAACTATGGTGCACCATCTTGTAATAATAGTTTGCCTGACTCTATTTAGTAATTCCGTATGGGCAAATTTAGCTGTTATAAACGCAGCTCATCCCCTCAACAGCCAACTCGCAGCTAAGAGCACTCTACCTACAACTGGCTCGATCACCCACTCTTTTGAACTCCGAGAGCCGCAATATGTCCGCGTACAAGCCATTGGTTCAGACCTCACCTCGCTCACCTATTACAATGATCAAGGTCAAGCT contains:
- a CDS encoding transglutaminase domain-containing protein; this encodes MLNQWFYAHLPKFFHRLIFLLIVWSIYAPVTQAEETVPANDAAIAQLTQLLDALQAAEKTIPRDSFETSAVLPHTELTPESLNNWVRDNTWLIPYNGALRDAQGVLMDRVGNSLDRALLLQAMLRELGYDTRLAQGTLTEAQAKQVLAERRPLPASTLPTSTESPEQLEKLIKDFNLDAAQLAKVKAEAEKNQAQLKTTLQERVERQTAELLKLLGTLPAPKPDESYKALQDHWWVQYQEKDQWFDLDPTLSTELAKQIHAKPVKTHDLNKLSSLPSELLHSVKVKVILECAKEEKLTETILAQTPAILPSEVLGKPFSVNHIAVNLPNDFNAGDLEAFKKTLLKQENWFPVITVADQQYFDQEYTANCILNKAKPPQTGTTIDNTLGDVLGAFDTSASNSSNPPANNAFITSMWLEYEIHTPNQPKQTIRRQLFDLIGAAQRATGKAVTALDEVPQLEWRLALLGSTDILAFGHGISDDYLLSLSSHQLLKNRTPILQILEKINELSQVKQAAQQFKYLPLRLYALAHLRSYAHQATLLDQINIINLHRQLKSGQTNLKLLEAFDITNNAGLSSSQKLNDQVTQGVIDTNAEALLSQNCPTNRSETCSAVVNTAELWELAKVQNITWQVIRTPNELQQLSTSNNVAQQITTALKQGYIVVAPIKPVLVGDVAVTNWWTINPQTGQTLGVGELGWGNAMAEYISLLNVAVGASFCNAVSHTTKELAACTIALGLGAGGVYLGFAGQAVAGSLMGLGATLTVGGYAYYSQNHK